The proteins below are encoded in one region of Ephemeroptericola cinctiostellae:
- a CDS encoding autotransporter assembly complex protein TamA: MKLFVHPSSQNKHTLQSALRCGLSRLACTVVLLMGAPLAWADNYKVNVDAPKEVKTILDTYLDIVRYRTREDIRDEYLDYLVDQTPEQVASLLATMGYFDVRTEVSEGSKNSSVKDAEKPNITVKVTLGQRVVVDSAKLEVQGLIKEQDPKRVGTLEFDWSLQEDEPFTQNEWSLSKTLLLRKIQSEAYAAARFVDTQAFIEPEKKTAKLSAKLDSGPYFTLGEIEATGLRRYPVKVVNNVNVIKVGEAYNRNKLLNLQKRLQDLPYFSSVLVDVGQNPDEAELAPIKVQVVELPTQNFNGLVGYGTDAGFRTNVQYSHYNVFKRGWIFDSRYDWEQKQRTGTLSLSTPQNANHYQWSVVGKTELDRTVDPNTNTAQIGLHYSRKLEHTAISYDVDYFNSKLGDLRSHATVFGVSWAKNKVDDPSFPRRGYAIEASVGGALKALASSATFLRAYGRFRYFIPFKKDDSLLLRAEAGAVVTKDTLYNVPSSLLFYAGGSSSIRGYAYQSIGSTYRNSNGSSILPGQFLATASAEYTHWFNKSWGAAVFYDVGTVSNDLTNFGLYHGAGAGVRWRSPVGPIHFDLAYGYPRKKLAPHISIGILF; the protein is encoded by the coding sequence GGCATGGGCAGACAATTATAAGGTCAATGTGGATGCCCCCAAAGAGGTGAAAACCATATTGGACACCTATCTTGACATTGTGCGCTACCGAACGCGTGAAGACATCCGCGATGAGTACCTTGATTATTTGGTTGATCAAACGCCTGAACAAGTGGCCAGTTTGTTGGCGACGATGGGGTATTTTGATGTGCGCACTGAGGTCAGTGAGGGCAGTAAAAACTCAAGTGTGAAAGATGCTGAAAAGCCCAACATCACTGTTAAAGTGACGCTGGGGCAGCGGGTGGTGGTGGACAGTGCCAAGCTTGAGGTGCAAGGCCTTATCAAGGAGCAAGATCCGAAACGTGTTGGCACCTTGGAGTTTGACTGGTCTTTGCAAGAGGACGAACCTTTCACTCAAAATGAATGGAGTTTGTCAAAGACATTGCTGTTGCGCAAAATTCAATCCGAAGCGTATGCTGCTGCTCGCTTTGTGGACACACAAGCGTTCATTGAGCCTGAGAAAAAAACCGCTAAATTGTCGGCCAAGCTGGATTCAGGGCCTTATTTTACTTTGGGTGAAATTGAAGCGACAGGGCTTCGCCGTTACCCTGTGAAAGTCGTGAACAATGTCAATGTGATTAAAGTGGGCGAGGCGTACAACCGCAATAAACTGCTCAATTTGCAAAAACGTTTACAAGATTTACCTTATTTTTCAAGTGTATTGGTTGACGTGGGGCAGAATCCCGATGAAGCAGAACTTGCGCCGATTAAAGTGCAGGTAGTTGAGTTGCCGACCCAAAATTTCAATGGTTTGGTTGGGTATGGCACGGATGCAGGCTTCCGCACCAATGTGCAGTACAGCCACTACAATGTGTTTAAACGTGGCTGGATTTTTGATTCCCGTTATGACTGGGAGCAAAAGCAGCGCACAGGCACCTTGTCATTGTCCACACCACAAAATGCCAACCATTATCAATGGAGTGTGGTGGGCAAAACGGAGTTGGATCGAACGGTTGATCCAAACACCAACACGGCTCAGATTGGTTTGCATTATTCGCGCAAGCTGGAGCATACGGCGATTTCGTATGATGTGGATTATTTCAACAGTAAACTGGGCGATTTACGCAGTCATGCGACGGTTTTTGGGGTGTCTTGGGCAAAAAATAAAGTGGATGATCCATCTTTCCCTCGAAGAGGTTATGCAATTGAAGCATCGGTGGGTGGGGCGTTAAAGGCCTTGGCTTCTTCTGCAACTTTTTTGCGGGCGTATGGTCGTTTCCGTTATTTCATTCCATTTAAAAAAGACGACTCATTGCTGTTGCGCGCTGAGGCGGGGGCGGTGGTGACCAAAGATACTTTGTACAATGTGCCGTCCAGTTTGTTATTTTATGCAGGTGGCAGCAGCTCGATTCGTGGTTATGCTTATCAAAGCATTGGCAGCACCTATAGAAACAGCAATGGCTCTTCGATTTTACCGGGGCAGTTTTTGGCGACAGCCTCGGCTGAGTACACGCACTGGTTCAATAAGTCATGGGGCGCTGCGGTGTTCTACGATGTGGGTACGGTCAGCAATGACTTAACCAATTTTGGCTTATACCATGGTGCGGGTGCTGGTGTGCGTTGGCGCAGCCCTGTGGGGCCGATACATTTTGATCTGGCTTATGGCTATCCACGCAAGAAGCTGGCACCGCACATTTCGATTGGGATTTTGTTTTAA
- a CDS encoding translocation/assembly module TamB domain-containing protein, translating into MSASKPGWQGWRFFMPSRIVPDEAGGALSPEEETASGEAGQGSDAAAPAPTQKKRHWLRWLLFILIAVPVLVVGAIVAMIQTETGTKSFWTVAKVLSAGQLQADWNSGSLAHGGSASEVHVHLAKYVHVDITNLSGEWSWAYLPLKWSVDHIAADTVDVTMYPKPEDNTPLEKVTLPLSIEAKRVQVATVNLINGLKTTSLINIDGSVSTDQRHHQINLTHLTQGSAEYTGQLAIDGIRPFALTGKVQAVSQYDDNDYTLDINATGDLYHLNVDLNANGGSVKQPLKGVGQLEVQLLDRYYIHRGHVAMTHFNPYAFWDKLLKADLDVTLEATPQTISIEEKKGTENRQPVHGNWRVINHAPAALSVYSLPVDQVSGEFDLTKDQQDVKNIDIQVSGNGRITGAGVWKDKQGDFKFDVNGFDLKNVHPKMLTTRLSGPLELTVTKSNQHIVTTLTNSGSNTLQVFADVNVTNDRVEVTQARVSGSANAKIELKGQLKYTEGLPFEGKAQLLQFNLAELGDFPNSRLAGDFDVNGVVKPNVKVNLKGQLTNSAWAGVPAQGKIDVSYNAPDTFTARELDITVGANKFYAKGALGITKDSKEKINVNIDAPNLEQLQFGFGGSLTAKADLTGSMLKPRGVVDATASNLKIGTQSVRQATLKGEWNSGAQGVMNGKLDVQGYLNGLIKLDALNLEVNGTQAAHQFNGKIQGNVLIREGIAAREVVKGGQVLKTSAQPPVQWILNATTQGSGRISDTGWQGQISQFNNQGQPNIALQHPAQVAYEKGELQFKNLDAQVQNAQVNLDSLNILGARINSRGRVSNLVIPEWLTWLNVTLPFYTDMTIKGDWDMAMGDSPSGGFKFEREKGDLSLDKRQKNTIALSQLMLNGRLSGRTLAITGNLNSDRLGKVDINGNVGMIGSPAGWVITGISPLSLNAKAQMDQLQQFNSLLGANIRLNGQMQADIHIGGALAAPVMSGVLTGQHIDFLHVEQGFRLKDGVIRLNLTDSYVDFEQFDFNGVEGKLSVRGQASYGAGGRLLTAEVTMDKLRPFVRLDRQLILSGQAELGYDGVSQLQIKGKVRADKALIDLPPTLPPSLGDDVVVCSSNPEKSRNCKIINDKASATPRLGIVPSIDLTLDLGDNFRFKGQGADVKLVGNVHLESNQGSPLRTTGVVRVESGTYKFYGQLLKVDRGLITFQGPMDDPALNMLATRTVSSTEVGVELTGTLADSKARLISTPEMPDEEKLSWLLFGRSSSTLSTSDGSAIAGAAAILLGSDQGRKVTEKLGIDSFNLGASESGLTGTVVGVGKRLSDRFAVAYEQGLASVAGVVKVTWTLSRNWQILLRGGSINGMDVQYSRRFDKF; encoded by the coding sequence ATGAGCGCATCTAAACCGGGTTGGCAAGGCTGGCGTTTTTTTATGCCATCACGCATCGTTCCAGACGAAGCGGGTGGTGCGTTGTCGCCTGAAGAAGAGACTGCGTCGGGTGAGGCTGGGCAAGGCAGCGATGCTGCTGCCCCCGCGCCAACCCAAAAAAAGCGACACTGGTTGCGTTGGTTGCTGTTTATTTTGATCGCCGTGCCTGTGTTGGTGGTGGGCGCAATCGTGGCCATGATTCAAACGGAAACGGGTACAAAAAGTTTTTGGACTGTGGCAAAAGTGTTGTCCGCAGGACAGTTACAAGCCGATTGGAATTCAGGCAGTTTGGCACATGGCGGTTCAGCGAGTGAAGTGCACGTCCATTTGGCAAAATATGTGCATGTCGACATCACCAATTTATCAGGTGAATGGTCATGGGCGTATTTACCACTTAAATGGTCGGTCGATCACATCGCGGCAGACACCGTTGACGTGACCATGTACCCAAAACCTGAAGACAACACGCCGCTGGAAAAAGTGACGTTGCCGCTTTCTATTGAGGCAAAGCGGGTTCAAGTGGCCACAGTCAATCTCATCAATGGATTGAAAACCACAAGTTTAATCAACATTGACGGTTCGGTCTCAACCGACCAACGCCACCACCAAATCAATTTAACTCACCTTACGCAAGGCAGCGCCGAATACACGGGGCAGCTTGCGATTGATGGCATTCGCCCATTTGCATTGACGGGTAAAGTGCAAGCGGTATCACAATATGACGACAACGATTACACTTTAGACATCAATGCAACGGGTGATTTATACCACTTGAATGTGGATTTGAACGCAAACGGTGGCAGTGTCAAACAGCCATTAAAGGGTGTGGGACAGCTCGAAGTTCAATTGTTGGATCGGTACTACATTCACCGTGGTCACGTCGCGATGACGCATTTTAACCCATACGCATTTTGGGATAAATTGTTAAAAGCAGACCTCGATGTGACGCTGGAGGCCACACCGCAAACGATCAGCATTGAAGAAAAAAAAGGCACAGAGAATCGCCAACCCGTGCATGGCAATTGGCGTGTGATCAACCATGCACCCGCGGCATTGTCGGTGTATTCACTGCCTGTGGATCAAGTGTCTGGTGAGTTTGATCTGACCAAAGACCAGCAAGATGTGAAAAACATTGACATTCAAGTCAGTGGCAATGGTCGAATCACGGGCGCAGGGGTGTGGAAAGACAAACAAGGTGATTTCAAATTCGATGTCAATGGTTTTGATTTGAAAAACGTCCATCCAAAAATGTTAACAACCCGTTTGTCTGGACCCCTCGAATTGACAGTGACCAAAAGCAATCAACATATTGTCACCACGTTGACGAACAGTGGTTCGAATACGTTGCAGGTATTTGCCGATGTCAATGTGACCAATGACCGCGTTGAAGTTACGCAAGCACGCGTGTCAGGCAGCGCGAATGCAAAAATTGAACTGAAAGGGCAGCTCAAATACACCGAAGGTTTACCTTTTGAAGGCAAAGCCCAATTGTTGCAATTTAACTTGGCAGAGCTGGGTGACTTTCCAAACAGCCGCTTGGCGGGTGATTTTGATGTGAATGGCGTGGTCAAGCCCAATGTCAAAGTTAACCTCAAAGGTCAACTCACCAACAGCGCGTGGGCGGGTGTGCCCGCCCAAGGTAAAATTGATGTCAGCTACAATGCGCCCGACACCTTCACTGCACGTGAACTTGACATCACGGTGGGGGCGAATAAATTTTATGCAAAGGGCGCACTGGGCATCACCAAAGACAGCAAGGAAAAAATTAACGTCAATATTGATGCACCTAATTTAGAGCAATTGCAATTTGGTTTTGGTGGCAGCTTGACTGCCAAAGCTGACCTCACGGGCAGCATGCTTAAACCGCGCGGTGTGGTCGATGCCACTGCCAGCAACCTAAAAATTGGTACTCAATCGGTGCGCCAAGCCACACTCAAAGGTGAATGGAACTCTGGTGCGCAAGGTGTCATGAATGGCAAGCTGGACGTGCAAGGCTACCTCAATGGTTTGATTAAACTGGATGCGCTCAACCTTGAGGTCAATGGCACACAAGCCGCCCATCAGTTCAATGGCAAAATTCAAGGCAATGTGCTCATCCGAGAAGGCATCGCTGCGCGCGAAGTGGTCAAGGGTGGGCAAGTCCTCAAAACCTCGGCACAACCCCCTGTGCAATGGATTTTAAATGCCACCACCCAAGGCTCAGGTCGCATCAGTGATACGGGTTGGCAAGGGCAAATCAGCCAATTCAATAACCAAGGTCAGCCCAACATTGCCTTGCAACATCCAGCACAAGTGGCCTACGAAAAAGGCGAATTGCAATTCAAAAACCTTGATGCACAGGTGCAAAATGCCCAAGTGAATTTGGACAGCCTCAACATCCTTGGTGCACGCATCAACAGCCGTGGCCGAGTCAGTAACCTTGTGATCCCAGAATGGTTGACGTGGCTCAATGTGACTTTGCCGTTTTATACGGACATGACCATCAAAGGTGACTGGGACATGGCCATGGGCGATTCGCCCTCAGGTGGTTTTAAATTTGAACGTGAAAAAGGTGATTTGTCGTTGGATAAACGGCAAAAAAACACAATCGCCTTAAGTCAATTGATGCTCAATGGCCGTTTGTCAGGGCGCACATTGGCCATCACGGGCAATTTAAACTCGGATCGTTTGGGTAAAGTCGACATCAACGGCAATGTGGGCATGATTGGCAGCCCTGCGGGTTGGGTCATCACGGGCATTTCGCCATTGAGTTTGAATGCCAAAGCGCAAATGGATCAATTGCAGCAGTTCAACTCATTGCTGGGTGCAAACATTCGCTTGAATGGGCAAATGCAAGCGGACATTCACATCGGCGGTGCGTTGGCCGCACCCGTGATGAGCGGTGTGCTGACGGGACAACACATTGATTTTTTACATGTCGAGCAAGGCTTCCGCCTGAAAGATGGTGTGATTCGCTTGAATTTGACCGACTCCTATGTGGATTTTGAACAGTTTGATTTCAATGGTGTTGAAGGCAAATTGTCGGTGCGTGGTCAAGCCTCGTATGGTGCGGGTGGGCGTTTGCTGACCGCAGAGGTGACGATGGACAAGCTGCGTCCATTTGTTCGTCTTGATCGGCAATTGATTTTGAGCGGTCAAGCCGAATTGGGCTACGATGGCGTGAGTCAATTGCAAATTAAAGGCAAAGTGCGAGCGGACAAAGCGTTGATTGATCTGCCGCCGACTTTACCACCGAGTTTGGGGGATGATGTCGTTGTGTGTTCGAGTAACCCTGAAAAATCACGCAATTGCAAAATCATCAATGACAAGGCCAGTGCAACCCCACGTTTGGGCATTGTCCCCAGTATCGATTTGACCTTGGATTTGGGTGACAATTTCCGATTCAAAGGGCAAGGGGCGGATGTTAAATTGGTGGGTAATGTTCATTTGGAAAGCAATCAAGGCTCACCATTGAGAACCACGGGCGTGGTGCGGGTGGAAAGCGGAACGTATAAATTCTATGGTCAACTGCTTAAAGTGGATCGTGGATTGATCACTTTCCAAGGCCCGATGGATGACCCTGCATTGAATATGTTGGCGACGCGAACGGTGAGCAGCACGGAGGTGGGGGTTGAGTTGACGGGTACGCTGGCCGACAGCAAAGCGCGTTTGATTTCCACACCCGAAATGCCCGATGAAGAAAAACTCTCATGGCTGTTGTTTGGGCGTTCATCGAGCACTTTATCCACATCGGATGGCAGCGCGATTGCAGGCGCGGCAGCCATTTTATTGGGCAGCGATCAGGGGCGAAAAGTCACCGAAAAGTTGGGTATCGACAGTTTCAATTTGGGTGCATCTGAGAGTGGATTGACGGGCACAGTGGTTGGGGTGGGCAAGCGTTTGTCTGATCGTTTCGCTGTCGCTTATGAACAAGGTTTGGCGTCGGTTGCAGGTGTGGTCAAAGTCACATGGACGCTGTCGCGTAATTGGCAGATTTTGCTGCGTGGCGGTTCAATCAATGGCATGGATGTGCAATACAGTCGACGGTTTGATAAATTTTAA
- a CDS encoding MFS transporter, with product MSTSPNLNHTQFITKPFIALLSYRLSVILCYQIIGVVVGWQVYDLTHDKLALGLIGLAELIPYFSSALFAGYAVDHYSRRGLGIFACVLLLIMAITLTALSSGMGHFLTRYGTTPIYAAIALSGFARAFLSPVYNTLLVQLVERENYAKAAGVGTSIFQLAQILGPAIGGGLVAFGNPTWAYAVTAVCASIGMLSLFTLHYTPKSAQTPPQAGDVKAIFSSINQGLQFVFKNQVLLSALALDMFAVLFGGAMALLPAFVSDVLHKGPETLGLLRAAPAIGAISMGLYLTRRPINRHAGKILLTCVAAFGLCMIVFALSERLWLSLAALALSGVFDSVSVVLRSTILQLTTPDDMRGRVSAINGLFIGSSNELGAFESGLAASWLGLMPSVVIGGLITLTIVLVTTKVAPKLRRLHVDELI from the coding sequence ATGTCCACTTCGCCCAATCTGAATCACACCCAATTCATCACAAAACCATTCATTGCACTGCTCAGTTATCGCCTATCCGTTATTTTATGTTATCAAATCATCGGGGTTGTGGTCGGTTGGCAGGTGTACGATTTAACGCATGACAAATTGGCTTTGGGCTTAATTGGCTTGGCAGAGCTGATTCCCTATTTTTCCAGTGCTTTATTTGCAGGCTATGCGGTGGATCATTACTCGCGTCGTGGCTTGGGGATCTTCGCCTGTGTGCTGTTGTTGATCATGGCCATCACTTTGACGGCATTATCAAGCGGCATGGGGCATTTTTTAACACGTTATGGTACAACCCCCATTTATGCTGCCATTGCGTTATCTGGATTTGCCCGCGCTTTTCTGAGCCCAGTCTACAACACTTTGTTGGTGCAACTGGTTGAACGTGAAAATTATGCCAAAGCTGCGGGTGTGGGCACGTCCATTTTTCAGTTGGCACAAATCCTAGGTCCAGCCATCGGCGGTGGCTTGGTGGCTTTTGGCAACCCCACATGGGCATACGCTGTCACTGCGGTCTGCGCAAGCATCGGTATGCTGTCTTTATTTACACTGCACTACACCCCCAAAAGTGCACAAACGCCGCCCCAAGCAGGCGATGTCAAAGCCATTTTTTCAAGCATCAACCAAGGTTTGCAATTTGTTTTCAAAAACCAAGTCCTGCTCAGTGCATTGGCATTGGACATGTTTGCCGTGCTGTTTGGTGGCGCAATGGCGCTTTTGCCTGCTTTTGTCAGCGATGTATTGCACAAAGGCCCAGAAACTTTGGGCTTGCTGCGCGCGGCTCCCGCGATTGGCGCCATCAGCATGGGGTTGTATTTGACCCGTCGCCCCATCAATCGACACGCAGGAAAAATCTTGCTCACATGTGTGGCTGCTTTTGGGCTGTGCATGATTGTGTTTGCACTGTCTGAAAGGCTGTGGCTGTCTCTCGCTGCACTTGCCCTATCGGGTGTATTTGACAGCGTATCGGTTGTCTTGCGCTCAACCATTTTGCAACTCACCACCCCTGATGACATGCGCGGTCGGGTATCGGCCATCAATGGTTTATTTATTGGCTCATCAAATGAACTCGGCGCTTTTGAATCGGGCCTCGCCGCCAGCTGGTTAGGCCTCATGCCATCGGTGGTCATCGGCGGACTCATCACTTTAACAATCGTGCTGGTGACGACCAAAGTTGCGCCTAAACTACGCCGTTTACATGTGGATGAGTTGATTTAA
- a CDS encoding exodeoxyribonuclease VII small subunit produces the protein MAQTKVKYKEPTSFEEAMRELDALTASMESGDFALEQSLAAYQRGAYLVKYCQAQLQAIEQQVKIVENDMVKPFDLNTGAAV, from the coding sequence ATGGCGCAAACAAAAGTCAAATACAAAGAACCGACGAGCTTCGAAGAGGCCATGCGTGAGCTGGACGCTTTGACTGCGAGCATGGAAAGTGGTGATTTCGCACTGGAGCAATCATTGGCGGCCTATCAACGGGGTGCTTATTTGGTGAAATATTGCCAAGCGCAGCTGCAAGCCATTGAGCAGCAAGTGAAAATTGTGGAAAATGACATGGTAAAACCCTTTGACTTAAACACAGGGGCAGCGGTGTGA
- a CDS encoding polyprenyl synthetase family protein, with the protein MLHGDAQSFEQWARVQRPLIETCLAHAVGTAATPDVANQSPLLAAMSHGLMNGGKRVRALAALAAGQLFGAADATVLRVAVALECIHAYSLIHDDLPCMDDDDLRRGQPTVHVVYGEAMALLAGDALQTLAFSILSADDLNLAPTAQIALIQTLSHASGVAGMAGGQAIDCHHVGQPMAMMDMQRMHNLKTGALLRASLIMGALCGHVDAEQMGALDEYAQHMGLLFQVVDDILDATQDSATLGKTAGKDEMANKPTYVRALGLDEAKRYADSLYESAIYVLSAFEPARAQRLADLVAFCAQRVY; encoded by the coding sequence ATGTTACACGGTGACGCGCAATCTTTTGAGCAATGGGCACGTGTGCAACGGCCTTTGATTGAAACTTGTTTGGCGCATGCGGTGGGCACTGCGGCAACGCCAGATGTTGCAAATCAATCACCACTTTTGGCTGCGATGTCACATGGTTTGATGAATGGTGGCAAGCGCGTACGGGCTTTGGCGGCACTGGCCGCCGGGCAGTTGTTTGGTGCGGCCGATGCAACGGTGTTGCGTGTGGCGGTGGCTTTGGAATGCATCCATGCCTATTCGTTGATTCACGATGATTTACCTTGCATGGACGACGACGATTTGCGTCGAGGTCAACCCACCGTGCATGTCGTGTATGGTGAAGCAATGGCGCTGTTGGCTGGCGACGCATTGCAGACTTTGGCCTTTTCGATTTTAAGTGCTGATGATTTGAATCTGGCACCAACGGCGCAAATCGCTTTGATCCAAACATTATCGCATGCTTCTGGTGTCGCGGGCATGGCGGGTGGACAAGCGATCGATTGCCACCATGTGGGGCAACCAATGGCGATGATGGACATGCAACGGATGCACAACCTAAAAACGGGTGCATTGTTGCGTGCCAGTTTAATCATGGGTGCGCTGTGTGGTCATGTCGATGCCGAGCAAATGGGCGCTTTAGATGAGTACGCACAGCACATGGGGCTGTTGTTCCAAGTGGTCGATGACATCTTAGATGCCACCCAAGACAGCGCAACATTGGGCAAAACCGCAGGTAAAGATGAAATGGCGAATAAACCCACATATGTACGCGCTTTGGGATTGGATGAAGCAAAACGTTATGCCGACAGTTTGTATGAAAGTGCGATCTATGTGTTGAGTGCGTTTGAGCCCGCACGTGCACAACGGTTGGCGGATTTGGTGGCTTTTTGCGCACAACGGGTGTATTGA
- the dxs gene encoding 1-deoxy-D-xylulose-5-phosphate synthase encodes MTNFPLLECTNDPADVRALSREQLGQLTQELRGFILESVAQTGGHLSSNLGTVELTVALHHVFNTPDDKIIWDVGHQSYGHKILTGRREQMHSLRQLGGLSGFPKRSESVYDAFGTAHSSTSISAALGMAAAARHLGLKHRQHIAIIGDGALTGGMAFEAMNNAGVTDDINLLVILNDNDMSISPPVGAMNRYLAKLLSGDFVNNTRDKLKKLLKGAPPVLEFAKRFEEHTKGMFVPATMFEEFGFNYIGPINGHDLDSLLPTLENLKNRGGVQFLHIITKKGQGYKLAEDDPIMYHGPSTFNPQQGIVASTAPKKITFTQVFGQWVCDMAAADSRLVAITPAMREGSGLVEFEAQYPQRYFDVGIAEQHSATFAAGLACDGLKPVLAIYSTFLQRAYDQVIHDIALQNLDVTFAIDRAGLVGADGATHAGVYDIAYMRCIPNIVIATPSDEAETRALLSSAYQFNGPAAVRYPRGSGTGAVPATDVQPLPVGQAKVVRQGERVAILAFGTLLHPAALSAEQHNATLVDMRWVKPLDGVLLAQLAQTHTHFVTIEDSAKQGGAGSAVGEWLAAHGYTAKILNLGLPDQFIDQGDYMALYAAHGLDEKSIASTIATFVA; translated from the coding sequence ATGACGAATTTCCCTTTACTTGAATGCACCAATGACCCTGCTGATGTCCGCGCCTTATCGCGTGAACAATTGGGTCAACTCACGCAGGAGTTGCGTGGTTTTATTCTTGAATCTGTCGCCCAGACTGGCGGACATTTATCCAGTAATTTGGGCACGGTTGAGTTGACCGTTGCGCTGCATCATGTGTTCAACACGCCCGATGATAAAATCATTTGGGACGTGGGACATCAAAGTTACGGTCATAAAATCCTCACAGGGCGACGCGAGCAGATGCATTCTTTGCGTCAACTGGGCGGTTTATCTGGATTTCCAAAGCGTTCAGAATCCGTTTACGATGCCTTTGGTACTGCGCATTCATCGACCAGCATCTCCGCTGCGCTCGGCATGGCTGCGGCGGCACGACATTTGGGATTGAAGCACCGTCAGCACATTGCCATCATCGGCGATGGCGCACTCACGGGTGGCATGGCGTTTGAGGCGATGAACAATGCGGGTGTGACCGATGACATCAACCTGCTGGTGATTTTGAATGACAATGACATGTCCATTTCACCGCCTGTGGGTGCGATGAACCGTTATTTGGCCAAATTGTTGAGCGGTGATTTTGTCAACAACACACGAGATAAATTGAAAAAATTGCTCAAAGGCGCACCACCTGTGTTGGAATTTGCCAAACGGTTTGAAGAGCACACCAAAGGCATGTTTGTACCTGCCACCATGTTTGAAGAATTTGGTTTCAATTACATTGGCCCGATCAATGGCCATGATCTTGATTCGCTGTTGCCAACTTTGGAAAATTTAAAAAATCGCGGTGGTGTGCAATTCCTGCACATCATCACCAAAAAAGGTCAAGGCTATAAACTGGCCGAAGACGATCCGATCATGTATCACGGCCCTTCGACGTTTAACCCGCAACAGGGCATCGTGGCCTCAACAGCACCGAAAAAAATCACGTTCACTCAGGTCTTTGGTCAGTGGGTGTGTGACATGGCGGCCGCTGATTCACGCTTGGTTGCGATCACACCTGCCATGCGCGAAGGTTCTGGTTTGGTGGAGTTCGAGGCGCAATACCCGCAACGTTATTTTGATGTGGGCATTGCCGAGCAGCATTCCGCCACATTTGCCGCAGGCTTGGCATGCGATGGTCTAAAACCTGTTTTAGCGATTTACTCGACTTTTTTACAACGGGCATACGATCAAGTCATTCATGACATCGCTTTGCAAAATCTCGATGTCACTTTTGCAATCGATCGCGCGGGCTTGGTCGGCGCCGATGGTGCAACCCATGCGGGCGTGTATGACATTGCGTACATGCGCTGCATTCCGAACATCGTCATCGCCACACCATCGGATGAAGCTGAAACGCGGGCATTGTTGAGCAGTGCATATCAATTCAATGGCCCCGCCGCTGTGCGTTATCCGCGCGGTTCAGGCACGGGGGCTGTGCCTGCAACAGATGTACAGCCTTTGCCTGTCGGGCAAGCCAAGGTGGTGCGCCAAGGTGAACGGGTGGCGATTCTGGCTTTTGGTACTTTGCTGCACCCTGCGGCTTTGTCGGCTGAACAGCACAATGCCACTTTGGTGGACATGCGTTGGGTTAAACCCTTGGATGGGGTTTTACTTGCACAATTGGCTCAAACGCACACACATTTTGTCACCATCGAAGATTCTGCTAAACAAGGCGGCGCGGGCAGTGCGGTTGGTGAGTGGCTTGCGGCGCATGGTTACACCGCAAAAATATTGAATTTGGGTTTACCCGACCAATTCATAGATCAAGGCGATTATATGGCTCTGTATGCAGCGCATGGCTTGGATGAAAAATCCATCGCCAGCACAATTGCCACTTTTGTGGCATAG
- the folE2 gene encoding GTP cyclohydrolase FolE2, whose translation MNSPTDLKAIPDVQSTIDARNMPISRVGIKDVRFPLSIDLGAGAQATVARYTMCVYLPADQKGTHMSRFVALLEENKTVFSLSSFKTLIDDMMVRLESEKGDIQAHFPYFVEKVAPVSGIKSLMDYEITLNGTHVKGHSQVTLSVLIPMTSLCPCSKKISAYGAHNQRSHVTAHMTFDDEHMAEFDLHALISAIEAQGSCELYGLLKRPDEKYVTERAYDNPKFVEDLVRDVAGVLKAQTYVAQFSVEAENFESIHNHSAYAVIESTDI comes from the coding sequence ATGAATTCCCCAACCGATTTAAAAGCCATTCCTGACGTTCAAAGTACGATTGACGCACGCAACATGCCAATCAGCCGTGTGGGCATCAAAGATGTTCGTTTTCCACTGAGCATAGACCTTGGCGCAGGCGCGCAAGCCACTGTGGCGAGATACACCATGTGTGTGTATTTGCCTGCGGATCAAAAAGGCACACACATGTCGCGTTTTGTGGCTTTGCTTGAAGAAAATAAAACGGTGTTCAGCTTGTCATCATTCAAAACTTTGATTGATGACATGATGGTGCGCTTAGAGTCCGAAAAGGGTGACATTCAAGCGCATTTCCCCTACTTTGTTGAAAAAGTTGCGCCTGTATCAGGCATCAAAAGCTTGATGGATTATGAAATCACTTTGAATGGCACGCATGTCAAAGGCCACAGTCAAGTGACTTTGAGTGTGTTGATTCCAATGACCAGTTTATGCCCATGTTCGAAGAAAATCTCAGCGTACGGTGCACACAATCAACGTTCTCACGTCACAGCACACATGACTTTTGATGATGAACACATGGCGGAGTTTGATTTGCATGCTTTGATTTCTGCGATTGAAGCGCAAGGTTCATGCGAGTTGTATGGCTTGCTCAAACGGCCTGATGAGAAATACGTGACGGAACGTGCGTATGACAACCCTAAGTTTGTTGAAGACTTGGTGCGTGATGTCGCGGGTGTCTTGAAAGCACAAACGTATGTGGCACAGTTTTCGGTTGAAGCGGAAAATTTTGAATCGATTCACAATCATTCTGCGTATGCTGTGATTGAGTCGACGGACATTTAG